The genomic stretch CGGGACAGTAGAAGTCATTTCTACCCGTTCATCTGCCAGCACGTCATATGATACCTCTGAGGTATCGGCTCCGGCTCCGGCCAGCACTTCCGCAAAATGATCCGAATTTATCCGGAACAACTTGCCGCGCAGCTCCGTGAGGGGCTGCGCGCTTGTTTTCTGTTATGTGGAAACGATCCTCTGCTTTTGCAGGAAAGTCAGGACAGCATCCGCAAAACAGCGCAGCTTTCTGATTTTCAGGAGCACTACACTTTTGTGCTCGACGCTCATACCGAATGGGAGTCAATTTTCAGCATCTGTCAGGCGCTGAGCCTGTTTGCCAGCCGCCAGACGCTGATGCTTATCCTGCCTGATAATGGCCCGACCGCGCCGATGGCAGAACAATTACTCAAGCTGACGACCCTTTTGCACGACGACATTTTACTGTTGCTGCGCGGAACAAAGCTGACCAAAGCGCAGGAAAACAGCGCATGGTTTAAAGCGCTGAGCGACAAAGGCGTCTTTGTCAGTTGTCAGACCCCGGAACAGGCGCAGCTTCCCCGCTGGGTCAGCCGTCGCGCTCAGGCGTTATCGCTTGAACTGGATGAGCCGGCAAACCAGCTTTTGTGTTATTGCTACGAAGGCAATCTTCTGGCGTTAGCCCAGTCACTCGAGCGGCTTTCCCTGCTTTACCCGGACGGGAAACTCACGCTGCCTCGTGTGGAAACGGCCGTCAATGATGCCGCACACTTTACGCCTTATCACTGGCTGGATGCGCTGCTTGCCGGTAAAAGCAAACGCGCCTGGCATATTTTGCGTCAGTTGCAACAGGAAGACAGCGAGCCGGTTATTTTGCTGCGAACCGTGCAACGCGAACTTCTGATGCTGCTTAACCTGAAGCGTAAAATGGACTCGACGCCTTTGCGTACGCTCTTCGATCAGCAAAAAGTCTGGCAAAACCGTCGCACGCTGGTGACGCAGGCGCTACAACGTTTATCGCTCGAACATCTGACTCAGGCCGTTCGGTTACTGACTCAGATGGAGATCACCCTGAAACAGGATTACGGCCAGTCCGTCTGGTCAGAGCTGGAAAGTCTCTCCATGCTAATGTGTGGAAAACCCCTGCCGACTGATTTTGCGGGTTCGTATTGAAGCAGGACACCGGTATGCCACTCAGCACATCACATTCTTCCCCACGCCAGGCCAGGTTACTGGCTTTCTTCGGCGGAACCTTTGATCCGATTCATTACGGGCACCTGAAACCAGTGACCAGTCTGGCTGAACAGGCCGGATTGGATCAGGTTATTTTGTTGCCCAATAACGTTCCGCCCCATCGTCCGCAGCCGGAAGCCAGTTCTCTCCAGCGTCTGCATATGGTTGAGCTGGCCGTTGAAGGTAACCCGTTGTTTACGGTGGACTCACGTGAACTGGATGTCGATACGCCGTCCTATACCCTTGAGACACTTGCAACGTTACGTAAAGAACATGGCGATGATTGCCCGCTGGCGTTTATCATTGGCCAGGATTCATTGCTGACTTTGCATAAATGGCACCGCTGGGAATCGCTGCTGGATTTCTGCCATCTGGTCGTGATGGCGCGTCCGGGATACCAGGAACAGCTCGACACACCGGTGTTGCAAAACTGGTACGAAACCCACCGGGTAACTGATGCTGAAAAACTGAAACAGAAACCCGCCGGATTCATTTATCAGGCCAATACGCCGCTGCTGGATATTTCAGCGACGGAAATCCGCGAGCGGCGTCATGCGGGGCTTGATTGCTCAGATTTGCTGCCATCTGCCGTTGAGCGCTATATAGAATCACAGGGCTTGTACCGCGAGTAGCTAACGCGTGGTATACTGCGCCGCTTAATTTCGGCTCTTGATAACGCTGCGTAATCGACCAATACAATGTATTGATTGTTAAACGTTTTCAGCTGTTTTCCTGATAACCGCTAAGTTTATCCATCATGAGACGGGCCCTTACTTCGGTGTTTCACCGCTGGCTATCTCGTGAGATCAATTGTTTCAAACATCCCCAGGGGAACCTTTGCAAGGTAAAGCGCTCCAAGATTTTGTTGTCGATAAAGTCGATGACCTGAAAGCACAAGACATCATTGCCATTGATGTTAAAGGTAAATCCAGTATTACTGATTGCATGATTATTTGTACCGGAACATCAAGCCGCCACGTTGTGGCTATCGCCGGGCATCTGGTTGAAGAAGTGAAAGCGGTCGGTATGGACGCCATGGGCGTCAAAGGCATTAACGAAGCAGACTGGGTTGTTGTCGATCTGGGCGAAGTGATCGTCCACGTCATGCAGGAAGAAAGCCGTCAGCTTTATGAGCTTGAGAAACTCTGGGGTTAATGCGTGAAACTGCAACTTGTCGCCGTCGGCACAAAAATGCCTGACTGGGTACAAACCGGTTTTAACGATTACCTGCACCGCTTTCCAAAAGATATGCCGTTTGAACTGACTGAAGTTCCGGCAGGGAAACGGGGTAAGAACGCAGATATCAAACGCATTCTTGAAAAAGAAGGCGAACAGATGCTGGCCGCTGTCGGTAAGGGTAATCGCATTGTGACCCTGGATATTCCGGGCACACCGTGGGAAACCCCGCAACTGGCACAACAACTGGAGCGCTGGAAGCAGGACGGCCGTAACGTCAGCCTGTTAATTGGCGGTCCGGAAGGGCTGGCTCCGGCCTGTAAAGCCGCAGCGGAACAGAGCTGGTCGCTCTCTCCGTTGACACTTCCTCACCCGCTGGTTCGGGTTCTGGTCGCGGAAAGTCTTTACCGCGCCTGGAGTATTACCACTAATCATCCATACCACCGCGAATAACGGGTGGTGAATGTCAGCAACATGAATTAAGTAGTGGGATGAAAATAGATCGTAACCCTTTTCGCGACTATACGGCTGAATCAGCCCTCTTTGTGCGCCGTGCACTGGTGGCGTTCATCGGCATTCTGCTACTTAGTGGCATCCTGGCTTTCAATTTGTATAACCTGCAAATTGTTCGTTTTCAGGATTATCAAACCCGTTCCAATGATAACCGAATCAAGCTGGTGCCGATTGCGCCCAGCCGCGGCATTATCTATGACCGCAACGGAACTCCGCTGGCGTTAAACCGCACTATTTATCAGCTCGAACTTGTGCCCGAAAAGGTTGATGATCTTCAGGCAACGCTCGAAGGGCTGAAACCTATCGTTGATTTAACGCCGGAAGATATCGACAACTTCAAGAAAGAGCGCCAGCGTTCGCGCCGCTTTACGTCTATTGCGGTAAAAACGGCGCTGACAGAAGTCCAGGTCGCGCGTTTCTCCGTGAACCAGTTCCACTTCCCCGGTGTGGAAGTCAGAGGTTATCAGCGACGCTATTATCCTTACGGCTCGGCCCTCACGCACGTCATTGGCTATGTGTCGAAAATTAACGATCGTGACGTTGAACGTCTGGATAAAGACGGTCTTCTGGCGAACTACGCCGCCACGCATGATATCGGCAAACTGGGCATCGAACGTTTTTACGAAGACACGCTTCACGGCAAAACTGGCTACGAAGAAGTTGAAGTCAACAACCGTGGCCGTGTGATCCGCCAGTTGCATGAAGAACCGCCTCAGGCCGGGAAAGATATTTATCTGACCATCGACCTGCCGTTGCAGCAATATATTGAAGTCCTGCTGACCGGCAGCCGCGCCGCCGTGGTGGTCACTGATCCGCGTGATGGCGCAATCCGCGCGCTGGTGTCCAACCCAAGTTATGACCCAAATCTGTTCGTCGACGGGATTTCGAGCAAAGACTACAGCTCGCTGTTAAACGACCCGAACAAACCGCTGATCAACCGTACCACGCAAGGCGTTTATCCGCCGGCGTCCACGGTGAAACCGTATATTTCCGTCTCGGCACTGACGACCGGTGTGATCAACAAAAATACCTCTTTGTTTGACCCCGGCTGGTGGCAGTTACCCGGTTCAGACAAGCGCTACCGTGACTGGAAACACTGGGGTCATGGCCGTCTGAATGTCACAAAAGCCCTCGAGGAATCAGCGGATACCTTCTTCTATCAGGTTGCTTACGATATGGGGATTGACCGTCTTTCCGAGTGGATGGGGAAATTCGGCTACGGTCAGTACAGCGGTATCGACTTATCCGAAGAGCGCAGCGGCAACATGCCTAATCGCGACTGGAAATTTAAACGCTTTAAAAAACCGTGGTATCAGGGTGACACTATCCCTGTCGGTATCGGCCAGGGCTACTGGACAGCAACGCCTGTGCA from Rahnella sikkimica encodes the following:
- the holA gene encoding DNA polymerase III subunit delta, which encodes MIRIYPEQLAAQLREGLRACFLLCGNDPLLLQESQDSIRKTAQLSDFQEHYTFVLDAHTEWESIFSICQALSLFASRQTLMLILPDNGPTAPMAEQLLKLTTLLHDDILLLLRGTKLTKAQENSAWFKALSDKGVFVSCQTPEQAQLPRWVSRRAQALSLELDEPANQLLCYCYEGNLLALAQSLERLSLLYPDGKLTLPRVETAVNDAAHFTPYHWLDALLAGKSKRAWHILRQLQQEDSEPVILLRTVQRELLMLLNLKRKMDSTPLRTLFDQQKVWQNRRTLVTQALQRLSLEHLTQAVRLLTQMEITLKQDYGQSVWSELESLSMLMCGKPLPTDFAGSY
- the nadD gene encoding nicotinate-nucleotide adenylyltransferase; amino-acid sequence: MPLSTSHSSPRQARLLAFFGGTFDPIHYGHLKPVTSLAEQAGLDQVILLPNNVPPHRPQPEASSLQRLHMVELAVEGNPLFTVDSRELDVDTPSYTLETLATLRKEHGDDCPLAFIIGQDSLLTLHKWHRWESLLDFCHLVVMARPGYQEQLDTPVLQNWYETHRVTDAEKLKQKPAGFIYQANTPLLDISATEIRERRHAGLDCSDLLPSAVERYIESQGLYRE
- the rsfS gene encoding ribosome silencing factor, with amino-acid sequence MQGKALQDFVVDKVDDLKAQDIIAIDVKGKSSITDCMIICTGTSSRHVVAIAGHLVEEVKAVGMDAMGVKGINEADWVVVDLGEVIVHVMQEESRQLYELEKLWG
- the rlmH gene encoding 23S rRNA (pseudouridine(1915)-N(3))-methyltransferase RlmH, yielding MKLQLVAVGTKMPDWVQTGFNDYLHRFPKDMPFELTEVPAGKRGKNADIKRILEKEGEQMLAAVGKGNRIVTLDIPGTPWETPQLAQQLERWKQDGRNVSLLIGGPEGLAPACKAAAEQSWSLSPLTLPHPLVRVLVAESLYRAWSITTNHPYHRE